In Aliamphritea ceti, a single window of DNA contains:
- the birA gene encoding bifunctional biotin--[acetyl-CoA-carboxylase] ligase/biotin operon repressor BirA has protein sequence MLSAILGLLADGKFHSGQDLGKALGVSRSAVWKQMQLVQELGLEVYSVKGRGYRIPGGVDLLSAEQLIKGFSPAIADKVELQPIEFTMPSTNAAALTGLVVPGNCSRLYVAEQQTAGRGRRGRQWVSPFASNLYFSLTWQFSSGVAALEGLSLVVGVALLRGLRKLGVNDVSVKWPNDLLWRNRKLAGVLLEMVGDASGECNVVVGIGMNVNMPRQEMREVEQPWVDLTEILGEAPSRTRVLATLINALIPTLEEFVEKGFSGLRDEWQAANSFQDESVVLQTAQHNIQGLCRGVNDTGALLLETVNGVEAFHGGEVSLRAS, from the coding sequence ATGCTGTCGGCGATTCTGGGGTTGCTGGCGGACGGAAAATTTCATTCCGGACAGGATCTGGGCAAGGCGTTGGGTGTCAGTCGTAGCGCTGTATGGAAGCAGATGCAGTTGGTGCAGGAGCTTGGACTGGAAGTTTACAGTGTTAAGGGACGTGGCTACCGAATTCCGGGCGGAGTGGATTTGCTCAGTGCTGAGCAGCTGATTAAGGGTTTTAGCCCGGCTATAGCGGATAAGGTTGAGCTGCAGCCTATTGAATTCACAATGCCATCGACGAACGCTGCAGCATTAACGGGCCTTGTTGTGCCGGGTAATTGTTCTCGTCTGTATGTGGCTGAGCAGCAAACCGCTGGACGCGGCCGCAGAGGGCGGCAGTGGGTCAGTCCTTTTGCGTCGAATCTTTATTTCTCTCTTACCTGGCAATTTAGTAGCGGTGTTGCAGCGCTGGAAGGTTTGAGTCTGGTTGTGGGTGTCGCTTTATTACGTGGTTTGCGAAAGTTGGGCGTTAATGATGTGTCGGTTAAGTGGCCGAATGATTTATTGTGGCGTAACCGTAAGCTGGCAGGTGTGTTACTTGAGATGGTTGGTGATGCATCCGGTGAATGTAATGTAGTTGTCGGTATTGGTATGAATGTAAATATGCCCCGCCAGGAAATGCGTGAAGTTGAACAGCCCTGGGTGGATCTGACTGAAATTCTGGGTGAGGCTCCGTCGCGTACTCGAGTGTTGGCAACGTTAATTAATGCTTTGATTCCGACATTAGAAGAATTTGTGGAAAAAGGTTTTAGTGGCTTGCGGGATGAGTGGCAGGCGGCAAATAGTTTTCAGGATGAGTCGGTTGTATTGCAAACCGCGCAGCATAATATTCAGGGGTTGTGTCGTGGTGTAAACGATACGGGTGCATTGTTGCTCGAGACAGTAAATGGAGTTGAGGCCTTTCATGGTGGTGAGGTTAGTCTGAGGGCGTCATGA
- a CDS encoding dihydrofolate reductase yields MKLAIIVAQAENRVIGINNNLPWHLPEDLRYFKQVTMGKPIIMGRKTFESIGRPLPGRTNIVITRDTSYQHDGVKVVHSLADARALAESICLVDGRDEAMIIGGAEIYNQALADADTLYLTQVHASVEGDAFFPEFHPGEWAEAGRETYQPDETNPYAYSFIVLQRISEAA; encoded by the coding sequence ATGAAACTTGCAATTATTGTGGCTCAGGCCGAGAACCGAGTTATTGGTATTAATAACAACCTGCCCTGGCATCTGCCAGAGGATTTGCGTTATTTCAAGCAGGTGACTATGGGTAAGCCTATTATCATGGGGCGGAAAACGTTCGAGTCTATTGGTCGTCCTTTGCCAGGCCGTACCAATATAGTTATTACCCGGGATACCTCGTACCAGCATGATGGCGTAAAAGTTGTCCACAGTCTGGCGGACGCCCGGGCGCTGGCAGAAAGTATTTGCCTGGTCGATGGGCGTGACGAGGCGATGATAATCGGTGGCGCTGAAATTTATAATCAGGCGTTGGCTGATGCTGACACACTTTATCTGACACAGGTGCATGCCAGTGTAGAAGGAGATGCGTTCTTTCCTGAGTTCCATCCGGGGGAGTGGGCTGAAGCAGGTCGTGAGACGTATCAGCCAGATGAAACTAATCCTTACGCATATAGCTTTATTGTATTGCAGCGTATCAGCGAGGCTGCGTAG
- a CDS encoding thymidylate synthase, which yields MQAYLDLLADVMEKGTDKGDRTGTGTRSVFGRQIRYDLAEGFPLLTTKKLHFKSIAVELLWFLRGDTNVRYLKENGVSIWDEWALESGELGPVYGAQWRNWKGADGQFYDQVQALVDGLKKNPNSRRHIINGWNVALLPDESKSPQENAAEGLMALPPCHALYQFYVADNKLSASLYIRSNDLFLGHPYNTASLALLTHMLAQQCDLEVGDIVLSLGDAHIYANHFEQVETQLQRTPKQLPQLRIKRRPASIFDYEFDDFEIEGYEADAHIGAPIAV from the coding sequence ATGCAGGCTTATTTAGATTTATTAGCTGATGTGATGGAGAAAGGTACTGATAAGGGTGACCGTACCGGTACTGGCACGCGCTCTGTGTTTGGGCGACAGATTCGTTATGACCTGGCGGAAGGTTTTCCGTTGCTGACAACTAAGAAACTGCACTTTAAATCGATAGCTGTAGAGTTGCTGTGGTTTTTGCGTGGCGACACGAATGTGCGTTATCTGAAAGAGAATGGCGTCAGCATCTGGGATGAGTGGGCGCTGGAGAGCGGTGAGCTGGGGCCTGTATATGGTGCGCAGTGGCGTAATTGGAAAGGGGCTGATGGTCAGTTTTATGATCAGGTACAGGCGCTGGTGGATGGGCTAAAGAAAAACCCTAATTCTCGTCGTCATATCATTAATGGTTGGAATGTGGCGTTGTTGCCAGATGAGTCGAAAAGTCCCCAGGAAAATGCTGCCGAAGGTTTGATGGCGTTGCCACCTTGTCATGCGCTCTATCAGTTTTATGTGGCTGATAACAAATTGAGTGCTTCATTGTATATCCGCAGTAATGATTTGTTTCTGGGGCATCCTTATAATACGGCTTCTCTGGCGTTGTTGACGCATATGTTGGCACAGCAGTGTGACTTGGAAGTAGGTGATATCGTCCTAAGTTTGGGTGATGCGCATATTTATGCTAATCACTTCGAACAGGTGGAAACACAGTTGCAGCGAACTCCTAAGCAGTTACCTCAGTTACGTATTAAGCGTCGCCCAGCTTCAATTTTTGATTATGAATTCGATGACTTTGAAATTGAAGGTTACGAAGCGGATGCGCATATAGGTGCGCCGATCGCGGTGTAA
- the lgt gene encoding prolipoprotein diacylglyceryl transferase, producing the protein MWVHDINPVAVDFGALQIHWYGLMYLIGFASAWYLGNYRASRPGSGWNAQQVSDLIFWGAMGVVLGGRFGYVLFYNFQQFLEDPLWLFAIWEGGMSFHGGLLGVITAIAFFAYKYEKGFFEIADFVAPLIPIGLGAGRLGNFIGGELWGRATDQTWGVIFPGAGDRLARHPSQLYEMVLEGLVMFAVLWFYTRKPRPPMAASGLFLLMYGLFRSVVELFREPDGHIGFIALDWLTMGQVLSLPMIIIGTIFLLMAQKRAAGDARV; encoded by the coding sequence ATGTGGGTACATGATATCAATCCAGTTGCGGTTGATTTTGGTGCGTTACAGATTCATTGGTATGGCCTGATGTACCTGATAGGTTTTGCTTCTGCCTGGTATCTGGGAAATTATCGCGCGTCACGGCCGGGTTCTGGTTGGAATGCTCAGCAAGTCTCCGACCTGATTTTTTGGGGTGCTATGGGGGTCGTGCTGGGAGGGCGTTTTGGTTATGTGCTGTTTTATAATTTTCAGCAGTTTCTTGAAGATCCTCTGTGGTTATTTGCGATCTGGGAAGGCGGTATGTCGTTCCATGGTGGCTTATTAGGCGTTATTACCGCGATTGCTTTTTTTGCGTATAAGTATGAAAAAGGCTTTTTTGAAATTGCTGATTTCGTGGCACCTTTGATTCCGATTGGGCTGGGTGCAGGGCGTTTAGGTAATTTCATTGGCGGCGAACTATGGGGGCGGGCAACGGATCAGACCTGGGGCGTTATTTTTCCAGGTGCTGGTGACCGGTTGGCACGACATCCGTCGCAGCTATATGAGATGGTATTGGAAGGTTTGGTGATGTTTGCGGTGCTTTGGTTTTATACCCGTAAACCGCGACCACCGATGGCTGCATCCGGTTTGTTTCTGTTGATGTACGGCCTTTTCCGTTCTGTCGTTGAGTTATTCCGTGAGCCAGACGGACATATTGGTTTTATTGCACTGGACTGGCTGACGATGGGGCAGGTGTTATCACTGCCGATGATTATTATTGGCACGATCTTTTTGTTGATGGCACAGAAGCGTGCCGCAGGTGATGCCCGGGTATAA
- a CDS encoding sulfite exporter TauE/SafE family protein: protein MLLLFLGYLVLGAFAGVLAGLFGVGGGLVIVPVLVVSFQLQGMAPEVLTHVAVATSLATIVVTSISSISAHHKRGAVRWRLFRFIGLGVAFGSALGVVTAIELEGKVIQLAIGVFALYVAIMMGLDVVPKGGSRPSRPGLVVSGGFIGWVSAIFGIGGGTLTVPYLNWKQVNMQEAVATSAACGFPIAVAGAVTNALMGQGNSNLGEWSLGYIYLPALLGISLTSYGFAKFGAKLAHSMSPTMLRRAFSVFLLLVAGKFILSNI from the coding sequence ATGTTGCTACTGTTCTTGGGGTACCTGGTGCTGGGTGCGTTTGCTGGAGTGTTGGCAGGGTTGTTCGGTGTTGGTGGCGGGCTTGTTATTGTGCCTGTGCTGGTAGTCTCATTTCAGTTGCAGGGGATGGCGCCTGAGGTGCTGACGCATGTTGCGGTTGCAACGTCTCTGGCAACAATTGTGGTGACGTCTATCAGTTCTATTTCTGCGCATCATAAGCGTGGAGCAGTACGTTGGCGGTTATTCAGGTTTATAGGGCTGGGTGTTGCTTTTGGTTCGGCATTAGGGGTAGTGACCGCCATAGAGCTTGAAGGTAAGGTTATTCAGCTGGCGATTGGGGTGTTTGCACTGTATGTCGCGATAATGATGGGGTTGGATGTTGTGCCAAAAGGCGGTAGCAGACCATCCCGGCCAGGTTTAGTTGTGTCTGGTGGTTTTATTGGCTGGGTGTCGGCGATTTTTGGTATTGGTGGCGGTACGCTAACAGTGCCCTATCTTAACTGGAAGCAAGTAAACATGCAGGAAGCAGTGGCAACGTCTGCTGCCTGTGGTTTTCCGATTGCTGTGGCCGGAGCGGTTACTAATGCGCTGATGGGGCAGGGGAATTCGAATCTTGGTGAGTGGAGTCTGGGGTATATTTATTTACCGGCTTTGCTGGGTATAAGTTTGACCAGCTATGGGTTTGCTAAGTTCGGTGCAAAGCTTGCGCATTCTATGTCACCGACTATGTTGCGCCGGGCATTTTCGGTCTTTTTATTGCTGGTTGCCGGTAAGTTTATCCTTTCAAATATTTGA
- a CDS encoding NRDE family protein produces MCLIVFAYKQHPEYNLILVANRDEQYERPTQSLHIWDSPTGIIAGRDSLQSGTWLGIAHNGHFSAITNHRNGLHIRSTSRSRGLLTTEFLNSSVSAQHYADEISQTSVPYNGFNLIVADSSGLYHASNVTKEYQYLRSGIYGLSNALLDTDWPKTRQQKQRLKDALQAHNPNPQTLIEMMADPQRYPDETLPDTHVGIEIERALSSSFIQLESYGTRATTVVMQDYHGRTRIIEQNYTAAGKAELIEYELQIEPFGGITGQTEPATESAG; encoded by the coding sequence ATGTGCCTTATTGTTTTCGCCTATAAACAACACCCGGAATACAACCTTATTCTGGTTGCCAACCGTGACGAACAATACGAACGACCCACGCAATCACTACATATCTGGGACTCTCCGACTGGCATCATTGCCGGTCGGGATTCTCTCCAGAGCGGTACCTGGTTAGGTATCGCTCATAACGGCCACTTCAGCGCCATTACTAACCACCGCAACGGTTTACACATCCGTTCGACCAGTCGCTCACGGGGCTTACTTACCACCGAGTTTTTAAACTCTTCCGTAAGCGCACAACATTATGCAGACGAAATAAGTCAAACAAGCGTTCCATACAATGGTTTCAACCTTATAGTAGCGGATTCATCTGGGCTGTACCACGCCTCAAACGTTACCAAAGAATATCAATATCTTAGATCAGGTATTTATGGCCTGAGCAATGCTCTGCTAGATACCGACTGGCCCAAAACCCGCCAACAAAAACAGCGTTTGAAAGACGCTCTGCAAGCACATAACCCTAACCCACAGACACTTATTGAGATGATGGCTGATCCACAGCGTTACCCTGACGAAACATTGCCAGACACTCATGTCGGCATAGAGATAGAAAGAGCACTTTCCAGCAGCTTTATACAGCTTGAAAGTTACGGAACCCGCGCCACTACAGTGGTCATGCAGGACTACCATGGAAGAACCCGAATTATCGAACAGAATTATACTGCTGCCGGTAAAGCAGAACTGATTGAATATGAATTACAGATTGAACCTTTCGGCGGTATCACAGGACAAACGGAACCGGCGACAGAAAGCGCCGGATAG
- the ptsP gene encoding phosphoenolpyruvate--protein phosphotransferase, with protein MLEALRKIVQEVNSAPDLESVLRVIVRRVQRAVRTDVCSIYLLDPGTQRFILKATQGLNKKSVGQASLSRSEGIVGLVGERAEPINLEDASKHRAYSYIQETGEEKFHAFLGVPIIHHRELLGVLVVQQEAIRRFDETEEAFMVTMSAQLAGVIAHAEATGSIGKLDDVKNKGKTDRKFEGVSGCVGVAIGQAVVMTPLADLNGVPDRKAKDIDVEKEKFQSALAAVRKDIKKVARSLSKRLRSEERELFDVYLRMLDDNALAGEVVTQIEKGNWAQGALREVVEEHVRQFSLMEDPYLRERASDIRDLGRRILTWLQSSAPSLAEIDFPENAILVADELTPAMLGEVPTDKLVGLLSVNGSGNSHAAILARSMGIPTVMGAVDLPYTRIEGRELILDGFSGRVFVNPSDDLLKCYQDIIDEERQVDAGLEGLKELPAETKDGYRMPLWVNTGLVTDVARSLDRGAEGIGLYRTEIPFMIREFFPSEQDQTDTYRRQLEAFAPRPVTMRTLDVGGDKPLPYFPIEEENPFLGWRGIRITLDHPEIFLVQIRAMLRAAEGLDNLRIMLPMVTSVHEVDEAKSLISQAVNELREEGFKVADPQIGVMVEVPAAVYQVRRIARRVDFISVGSNDLTQYLLAVDRNNPRVANLYMSYHPAVLRALQFIVQEAHKEEVPVSICGEMAADPGGAVLLMAMGYDVLSMNATNLPRVKYTIRHVTIEQTSGLLSTILSMDDADKIHLLIRDTLKKWGLGQFTRPTIPD; from the coding sequence ATGCTAGAAGCACTGCGTAAAATAGTACAAGAGGTTAACTCCGCACCGGATTTGGAATCGGTATTGAGGGTTATCGTTCGTCGAGTACAGCGAGCAGTGCGTACGGATGTTTGCTCTATCTATTTGCTCGATCCCGGCACTCAGCGTTTTATTCTTAAGGCTACTCAGGGACTGAATAAGAAGTCTGTGGGGCAGGCCAGTCTTTCCCGTTCTGAAGGTATTGTCGGTTTGGTTGGTGAGCGTGCCGAACCAATAAATCTTGAGGATGCATCTAAGCACCGTGCTTATAGCTATATTCAGGAAACCGGTGAAGAAAAATTCCACGCATTTTTAGGCGTGCCAATTATTCATCACCGTGAATTACTGGGTGTATTGGTTGTTCAGCAGGAAGCCATTCGCCGTTTTGATGAAACTGAAGAAGCTTTTATGGTCACTATGTCGGCTCAGCTGGCAGGTGTGATCGCACATGCTGAAGCGACAGGGTCGATTGGCAAGCTGGATGATGTAAAGAATAAAGGTAAAACCGACCGTAAGTTTGAAGGTGTTTCCGGTTGTGTAGGTGTTGCTATAGGTCAGGCGGTGGTTATGACGCCGCTGGCTGACTTAAACGGTGTGCCGGACCGGAAAGCGAAAGACATTGATGTAGAAAAAGAAAAGTTTCAGAGCGCACTGGCGGCTGTGCGTAAGGATATTAAGAAGGTTGCCCGCAGTTTATCGAAACGTTTACGCTCTGAAGAGCGAGAATTGTTTGATGTTTATCTGCGTATGCTGGATGACAATGCGCTGGCCGGAGAAGTGGTTACGCAAATTGAAAAAGGTAACTGGGCGCAGGGTGCATTACGGGAAGTCGTTGAGGAGCATGTTCGTCAGTTTTCGCTGATGGAAGATCCATACTTGCGCGAGCGGGCCAGTGATATTCGCGATCTGGGTCGCCGGATTCTTACCTGGTTGCAGTCGTCAGCCCCTTCGCTTGCAGAAATTGATTTCCCGGAAAACGCGATTCTTGTTGCTGATGAGCTGACGCCGGCAATGCTGGGTGAGGTGCCTACTGATAAGTTGGTCGGTTTACTCTCTGTTAACGGTTCTGGTAACTCTCATGCTGCTATTTTAGCGCGTTCAATGGGTATTCCGACGGTTATGGGGGCGGTTGATCTGCCTTACACCCGGATTGAGGGACGGGAGCTGATCCTGGATGGTTTCTCCGGCCGGGTATTTGTTAATCCGTCTGATGATCTGCTCAAATGCTATCAGGATATAATCGACGAAGAACGTCAGGTTGATGCTGGTCTCGAAGGTTTGAAGGAACTACCTGCCGAAACTAAAGACGGTTACCGGATGCCTTTATGGGTGAATACTGGTCTGGTTACAGATGTTGCACGATCTCTGGATCGTGGCGCTGAAGGGATTGGCCTGTACCGGACTGAAATTCCGTTCATGATTCGGGAGTTTTTCCCCAGTGAGCAGGATCAGACTGATACGTATCGGCGCCAGTTGGAGGCTTTTGCGCCACGGCCGGTCACTATGCGTACTTTGGATGTCGGTGGTGATAAGCCTTTACCTTACTTTCCCATTGAAGAGGAAAATCCTTTTCTTGGCTGGCGGGGTATACGTATAACACTGGATCATCCGGAAATATTTCTGGTTCAGATTCGTGCCATGCTGCGTGCCGCTGAAGGGTTGGATAATCTGCGTATTATGCTGCCTATGGTTACCAGTGTGCATGAGGTAGATGAAGCTAAGTCGCTGATTAGTCAGGCGGTCAATGAGTTGCGTGAAGAGGGCTTTAAGGTTGCCGATCCGCAGATAGGGGTGATGGTGGAGGTGCCAGCTGCTGTGTATCAGGTGAGGCGTATTGCTCGCAGGGTAGACTTTATTTCAGTGGGCTCAAACGATCTGACGCAATATTTGCTGGCGGTTGACCGTAATAATCCGCGGGTAGCTAATCTGTATATGTCTTATCACCCGGCTGTGTTGCGTGCGTTGCAGTTCATCGTACAGGAAGCGCACAAGGAAGAAGTGCCTGTGAGTATCTGTGGTGAGATGGCCGCAGATCCTGGTGGTGCTGTGCTGCTGATGGCTATGGGCTATGACGTACTATCAATGAACGCGACTAATTTGCCGCGTGTGAAGTATACCATTCGGCATGTGACGATTGAGCAAACCAGTGGCTTGTTGTCGACTATCTTGTCGATGGACGATGCAGATAAAATACATTTGCTGATCCGTGACACTCTGAAGAAGTGGGGGTTGGGTCAGTTTACCCGGCCAACGATTCCCGACTGA